In a single window of the Phycisphaerae bacterium genome:
- a CDS encoding sigma-70 family RNA polymerase sigma factor, producing the protein MGSGQEGDVTRVLQAVEAGDTRAAAELLTLVYSELRRLARARMARTPPGNTLQPTALVHEAYVRLMGKDEPKVGRSRGQFFAAAAQAMRDILVEQARRKKRQKRGGGRKRLDLDPADLADASLRSPPEEILALDEALRKLEQDDPRLVEVVKLRFFAGLTAAETAAALGLSVPTVERDWRFARTLLYTYVAGTRADL; encoded by the coding sequence ATGGGGAGCGGGCAGGAGGGAGACGTGACGCGCGTTCTGCAAGCGGTCGAGGCCGGCGACACCCGGGCCGCGGCCGAGTTGTTGACCTTGGTCTATTCTGAGCTGCGCAGGCTGGCGCGGGCGCGGATGGCCAGGACTCCCCCAGGAAACACCCTCCAACCCACGGCCCTCGTCCACGAAGCGTATGTGCGTCTAATGGGCAAGGACGAGCCAAAGGTCGGCAGGAGCCGAGGGCAGTTCTTCGCAGCGGCCGCTCAAGCCATGCGCGACATCCTGGTGGAGCAGGCCCGCCGCAAGAAGCGACAGAAGCGCGGTGGCGGTCGGAAACGGCTCGACCTGGACCCTGCGGACCTGGCGGACGCGTCACTCCGGTCGCCCCCCGAAGAGATCCTGGCGTTGGATGAGGCGCTTCGGAAACTGGAGCAGGACGACCCGCGCCTGGTGGAAGTCGTCAAGCTGCGCTTCTTCGCCGGACTGACGGCTGCGGAGACGGCGGCTGCGCTGGGACTCTCTGTACCGACGGTGGAGCGGGACTGGCGTTTCGCGCGCACGCTGCTTTACACGTATGTGGCGGGAACGCGAGCGGATTTGTAA
- a CDS encoding serine/threonine protein kinase, which yields MLGNRLQRARTIFEGLVDVPSDQRATLLARECDGDQELRAFVEQLLANDGCMGEFMATPAHAPDSDAPPTGGVRAPQRIGRYEIVRVVGEGGMGAVYEAQQENPKRRVALKVIHPGLTAGRVLRRFQREADLLGQLSHPGIAQIYEAGIAEVTTETGTGARQPFLAMELIRGGTLNEHAQRARLGTRERLELVARVCDAVQHAHHKGVIHRDLKPGNILVDESGQPKILDFGIACVTDSGMRSVASQTQMGQIVGTLAYMSPEQAAGDWRQVDTRADVYSLGVILFELLSGALPHDVRTTSIPEAVRRICAAEPVRLAAVDRSFRGEIENIVSKALEKEKTRRYQTASDLAADIRRYLRGEPIAARRDSALYLLRKTVTRYRGIALTAGLLVILLTTFGVVSFVQAEKNRRLAASERKARENTVAALELAQREEQRADAASARLHAELTASNIERGRLLGRKGDLFAAEELIWGEHLRNPASDHSFWALWELYSHNPSLATLGMHERTVRAVAYAPDGRIFASASDDGVVKLWDDAGCKCLATLAEHTAPVHGLDFSPDGRYLASASLDGTVIIWDLATNAPVRMIGGQIDALYSVRYTRDGTQLVCGTGDGAIRVLDVTGGEAVRTLSGHDAAVACLRFSRDGSLLASASADQTIKLWQGLMGPPIATLSGHGGSIASLAFSHDGRQLASGSVDKTVKVWDLATHECMGTISAANGTVRFLSYSRDEQSLLVGGWWRVDAWDLRTRTRRPLAAHGVEAADVRPDNRVLARGCGDVRLAPGASVRIEDLATDGGVLTLGQSSGHWPAAVSPDGRLVAASDDSGRVRLWETATGCLLGALEGHANYRSRCHFHPAGRILATCSPGLIEFWDLTTGAVINTLSGHHAATNHSLTFSPDGDTFAATWQDGTIQIHEVTGGAILTTIPAQQCEVLSLRFSPNGRTLATTYRSGMIRLYTAQGDLLAEFDAALTPWTTAFSADGTKLAAACWSRQIQIWDLATRSLDLRLEASLAAIWEVAYMPGHPNLLASCSDDGYVQLWDVPARRNVLTIDRFEDSASSVSFTPDGRTLIVAGHGDAPLRLWDLDYYDRHIAGNLEHQIARRRDPLENSGPTEQLRAWAAGVLRRPWPRIGPHAPSTQPPLSTSAPAGSVDPEVIARWGRRGGCGRS from the coding sequence ATGCTGGGAAACCGACTGCAACGGGCCAGGACGATCTTCGAGGGGCTGGTCGATGTGCCGTCTGATCAACGCGCCACCTTGCTGGCCAGAGAGTGCGACGGCGATCAGGAGCTGCGAGCCTTCGTGGAGCAACTCCTGGCCAATGATGGATGTATGGGGGAGTTCATGGCGACCCCGGCCCATGCCCCGGATTCCGATGCGCCTCCAACGGGTGGCGTCCGGGCACCGCAGCGCATCGGACGCTACGAGATCGTTCGCGTGGTGGGTGAGGGCGGCATGGGCGCGGTTTACGAGGCCCAGCAGGAGAACCCGAAGCGGCGTGTCGCGCTGAAGGTCATTCACCCCGGCCTGACGGCAGGCCGGGTGCTGCGGCGTTTTCAGCGCGAGGCCGACCTGCTCGGACAACTTTCCCATCCGGGGATTGCACAGATATACGAGGCCGGAATAGCGGAAGTCACTACCGAGACGGGTACCGGCGCTCGCCAGCCCTTCTTAGCAATGGAACTGATCCGTGGCGGCACGCTGAATGAGCACGCGCAGAGGGCTCGCCTCGGCACGCGTGAGCGTTTGGAACTCGTGGCGCGCGTCTGCGATGCCGTGCAGCACGCCCACCACAAGGGTGTCATCCACCGCGATCTCAAGCCTGGCAACATCCTGGTGGATGAGTCGGGGCAGCCGAAGATCCTGGATTTCGGCATAGCCTGTGTCACCGATTCGGGCATGCGGTCCGTCGCGTCACAGACCCAGATGGGCCAGATCGTGGGCACCTTGGCCTACATGAGCCCCGAGCAGGCCGCTGGTGACTGGCGACAGGTGGACACGCGGGCCGACGTCTATTCGTTGGGAGTGATCCTCTTCGAGCTCCTTAGTGGCGCACTGCCTCACGACGTGCGCACCACGTCGATTCCCGAGGCAGTTCGGAGAATATGCGCTGCCGAGCCGGTTCGGCTTGCAGCGGTCGACCGGTCGTTTCGTGGCGAAATCGAGAACATCGTCAGCAAGGCTCTGGAGAAGGAGAAAACGCGGCGCTATCAGACTGCGTCTGATCTGGCCGCAGACATCCGCCGCTACCTGCGCGGCGAACCCATCGCAGCCCGCCGTGATTCGGCGTTGTATCTGCTCCGGAAGACGGTGACGCGCTACCGCGGGATCGCGCTGACGGCGGGGCTCCTAGTCATCCTTCTGACCACGTTTGGAGTTGTTTCATTTGTTCAAGCCGAGAAGAACCGCCGCCTGGCTGCCAGTGAGCGCAAGGCGCGCGAGAACACCGTTGCGGCCCTTGAGTTGGCTCAGCGCGAAGAGCAGCGCGCCGATGCCGCCTCGGCTCGACTGCACGCCGAGCTCACCGCCAGCAACATCGAGCGTGGGCGCCTGCTCGGCCGGAAGGGAGACCTGTTTGCTGCGGAAGAGCTCATCTGGGGCGAGCACTTGCGGAACCCCGCCTCAGACCATTCTTTCTGGGCTCTCTGGGAACTGTATTCGCATAACCCCAGCCTCGCCACGCTGGGCATGCACGAGCGGACGGTGCGCGCCGTTGCGTACGCGCCGGATGGTCGGATATTCGCCTCTGCCAGCGACGATGGCGTCGTGAAGCTCTGGGATGATGCCGGCTGCAAATGCCTGGCCACTCTTGCTGAACACACGGCTCCTGTGCATGGACTCGATTTCAGCCCCGACGGGCGCTATCTCGCATCGGCGAGCCTCGATGGCACCGTCATCATCTGGGACCTCGCGACTAACGCGCCGGTGCGGATGATTGGAGGTCAGATAGACGCTCTCTACTCCGTCCGCTACACCCGCGATGGCACGCAACTGGTTTGTGGGACCGGCGACGGAGCCATCCGTGTCCTTGATGTCACGGGCGGTGAGGCCGTCAGAACGCTCAGTGGCCACGACGCTGCCGTTGCATGCCTGCGCTTCAGCCGAGATGGTTCGCTGCTCGCTTCCGCCTCGGCCGATCAGACCATCAAGCTCTGGCAGGGCCTCATGGGCCCGCCGATCGCTACGCTGTCAGGCCACGGTGGCAGCATTGCATCATTAGCTTTCTCGCACGATGGTCGACAACTGGCCTCGGGAAGCGTGGACAAGACCGTCAAGGTGTGGGACCTCGCGACGCATGAGTGTATGGGCACCATCAGCGCCGCGAACGGAACTGTCAGGTTCCTGAGCTATTCGCGCGACGAGCAGTCACTCTTGGTGGGAGGGTGGTGGCGCGTCGATGCCTGGGACTTGCGCACCCGCACGCGCCGGCCGTTGGCCGCTCATGGCGTCGAAGCTGCCGACGTCCGCCCGGACAATCGGGTCCTCGCGCGTGGCTGCGGCGATGTTCGCCTGGCGCCTGGCGCCTCCGTTCGCATTGAGGACCTCGCCACAGATGGCGGCGTGCTCACGCTCGGCCAGAGTTCCGGCCATTGGCCTGCCGCGGTCAGCCCGGATGGGCGCCTCGTCGCCGCCAGCGATGACAGCGGGCGCGTGCGCCTTTGGGAAACCGCTACTGGGTGCCTGCTCGGGGCGCTGGAGGGCCATGCCAACTACCGGTCTCGTTGCCACTTCCACCCCGCTGGCAGAATTCTGGCGACGTGCAGTCCCGGCCTGATCGAGTTCTGGGACCTTACGACTGGCGCCGTCATCAACACGCTGAGTGGCCATCACGCAGCAACCAATCACTCCCTGACCTTCAGCCCCGACGGAGACACGTTTGCAGCGACGTGGCAGGACGGAACCATCCAGATTCACGAAGTGACAGGCGGCGCGATCCTCACGACGATCCCGGCCCAGCAGTGTGAAGTGCTCAGCTTGCGCTTCAGCCCAAACGGCCGGACATTGGCCACAACGTACCGATCGGGGATGATCCGGTTGTATACGGCCCAGGGGGACTTGCTCGCGGAATTCGACGCGGCCCTCACACCCTGGACCACGGCATTCAGCGCTGACGGAACGAAACTCGCAGCCGCCTGCTGGAGTCGCCAGATTCAGATTTGGGATCTGGCAACGCGCTCGCTTGATCTGCGGCTGGAGGCGTCGCTGGCCGCGATCTGGGAGGTAGCGTATATGCCGGGGCATCCCAATCTCCTGGCCTCATGCAGTGACGACGGCTATGTGCAACTCTGGGATGTGCCAGCGCGTCGCAATGTCCTAACGATTGACCGCTTTGAGGATTCTGCCAGCTCCGTGTCGTTCACCCCCGACGGCAGGACGCTCATCGTCGCGGGGCACGGTGACGCGCCGCTTCGCCTCTGGGACCTCGATTACTACGACCGCCACATCGCTGGCAATCTCGAGCATCAGATTGCTCGTCGTCGCGACCCATTGGAAAACAGCGGGCCAACAGAACAACTGCGCGCCTGGGCCGCAGGCGTGTTACGCCGTCCCTGGCCGCGCATCGGCCCTCACGCTCCGTCGACCCAGCCCCCTCTTTCGACAAGCGCGCCTGCCGGCAGCGTGGATCCTGAGGTGATTGCCCGCTGGGGACGCCGCGGAGGCTGCGGGCGATCTTAG
- a CDS encoding transporter substrate-binding domain-containing protein — protein MGAQRGTRTSELAVACCGAARIVSFDTTAAAVDALVAGAVDGVTLDDTELAGQRARSPGRLAVLPGPVADEVAAYVLPLGADLTDALNAAAYQLQAEGETAALLEKWSR, from the coding sequence GTGGGCGCTCAGCGCGGCACGCGGACGTCTGAACTGGCGGTGGCCTGCTGCGGGGCGGCGCGGATCGTGAGTTTCGACACGACGGCCGCGGCGGTGGACGCGCTGGTGGCTGGGGCGGTGGACGGGGTCACGCTGGACGACACCGAGCTGGCGGGCCAGCGGGCGCGCTCGCCGGGGCGGCTGGCGGTGCTGCCCGGTCCGGTGGCGGATGAGGTGGCGGCCTACGTGTTGCCACTCGGCGCGGACCTGACGGACGCGCTGAACGCGGCCGCGTACCAGTTGCAGGCGGAAGGGGAGACGGCGGCGCTGCTCGAGAAATGGAGCCGGTAG
- a CDS encoding efflux RND transporter periplasmic adaptor subunit has product MSPDSPGVSALGWSVVQPRVGRHPAWLILLLVGGGLAGCDRQALAPAAAAPPAEVTVSRPLVQEVTDWMEGTGTTAPLEEVEVRARVTGFLQQVHFEPRARVKPGEVLFTIDPRPFQNALDSATAALAATQAQLVKAQADLEKVQRLIERGAASEDELTSALATRDSLKAQGSANEATIANARLQLEWSSVTAPIHGRISRNLVDPGNLVAADTTVLATIVNDTSIFVYFNANERGVLTLREHVRRQLAAAGAPPDKQPEVREANWPAYVGLMTEEGCPHAGVIDYVAPALDPGTGTQQLRMVIPNEGGLLLAGLFVRVRVPVSKPYAALTVTERALGLDQGQRYLLVVNDQNVVEYRPVTVGTLNAGLRGITAGLAPTDRVIVNGIQRVRPGLTVKPIEAPMPVGPDTARDRPAASAPAASPATPPKVR; this is encoded by the coding sequence ATGTCTCCTGATTCTCCCGGCGTGTCAGCCCTTGGATGGTCGGTTGTCCAGCCGCGGGTGGGCCGCCACCCGGCCTGGCTGATCCTGTTGCTGGTGGGCGGCGGTCTGGCCGGATGCGACCGGCAGGCGCTCGCTCCGGCCGCGGCTGCGCCGCCGGCGGAGGTCACGGTCAGCCGGCCGCTGGTGCAGGAGGTGACGGATTGGATGGAGGGCACGGGGACGACCGCGCCGCTCGAAGAGGTCGAGGTCCGGGCGCGCGTAACGGGGTTCCTGCAGCAGGTGCACTTTGAGCCGCGCGCCCGCGTGAAGCCCGGGGAAGTGCTCTTCACGATCGACCCACGGCCGTTCCAGAACGCGCTCGACAGTGCGACGGCGGCACTCGCGGCCACGCAGGCGCAGCTCGTGAAGGCGCAGGCGGACTTGGAGAAAGTGCAGCGCCTGATCGAGCGCGGCGCGGCCAGCGAGGACGAGCTGACGAGCGCGCTGGCGACCCGCGACTCGCTGAAGGCGCAGGGCAGTGCCAATGAAGCCACCATCGCCAACGCCAGGCTGCAACTGGAGTGGTCCAGCGTGACGGCCCCGATCCATGGGCGGATCAGCCGCAACCTGGTCGATCCCGGGAACCTGGTCGCGGCGGATACGACGGTGCTCGCGACGATCGTGAACGACACGAGCATATTCGTGTATTTCAACGCGAACGAACGCGGGGTGCTGACGCTGCGCGAACACGTTCGCCGGCAACTGGCCGCCGCGGGGGCCCCGCCGGACAAGCAGCCGGAAGTACGTGAGGCGAATTGGCCCGCGTACGTGGGGCTGATGACGGAGGAGGGATGTCCGCACGCCGGGGTGATCGACTACGTCGCGCCGGCCCTGGATCCGGGCACGGGTACGCAGCAGTTGCGCATGGTGATTCCCAATGAAGGCGGGCTGCTGCTGGCGGGGCTGTTTGTGCGGGTGCGCGTGCCGGTGAGCAAGCCATACGCGGCGCTGACCGTAACGGAGCGGGCGCTGGGCTTGGACCAGGGGCAGCGTTACCTGCTGGTCGTGAATGACCAGAACGTCGTCGAGTATCGCCCGGTCACGGTGGGTACGCTCAACGCGGGCCTGCGCGGCATCACGGCCGGGCTGGCGCCCACGGACCGGGTGATCGTGAACGGGATCCAGCGCGTCCGGCCGGGTCTGACAGTCAAGCCGATCGAGGCGCCGATGCCGGTGGGACCGGATACCGCGCGCGACCGGCCGGCCGCCAGCGCGCCGGCCGCGTCTCCGGCCACGCCGCCAAAGGTCCGCTGA
- a CDS encoding efflux RND transporter permease subunit codes for MLSRFFIDRPIFAAVLSIVITIAGGVAVFTLPIAQYPEITPPTVNVSCSYPGASAQVVADTVAAPIEQQVNGVERMLYMSSQCTNDGTYSLNVTFELGVDLDMAQVLVQNRVSMATPSLPDVVKQTGVTTKKKSPNIMLVVNLFSPDGRYDQLYLSNYATIQIRDELARLSGVGDVSFLGQQDYSMRVWLDPEQLWARNLTTTDVVNAVKEQNVQVAAGQIGQPPVPAGQDFQYTMSTLGRLKEPEEFGAIIVKTGTAGQVTYLRDVARIELGAKSQDQSCTLDGQPAVGLAVFQLPGSNALATADGVRAKMDELKQRFPAGLDYAIVYDTTPFVRESIHEVFKTLIEAFALVAVVIIVFLQSWRSTLIALIAIPVSLIGTFAIMAVLGFSLNNLSLFGLVLAIGIVVDDAIVVVENVERWIEHGLSPKEAAYKSMDEVTVAVIAIAFGLSAVFIPTAFLSGITGQFFRQFALTIATATLISAFNSLTLSPALAALLLAPHGAKKDVLTRALNLVLGWFFRGFNAVFNWGTGVYARLVTYCLRGAAVAMLVYFGLLGLTYLGFKTVPTGFIPTQDKGYLLANVQLPDSASLERTVDVMRRIDEIARQTPGVKHTVGISGQSFLLNANGSNFGSLFVTLDDFDRRHSPELHADAINARLRRQYHQEIQEALIAVFGAPPVDGLGTAGGFKIMIEDRGNAGLQMLQGQVDNLVEKGSRTPGLAGLFTQFRANTPQLYVDVDRVKCKTLGVGLNDVFNTLQTNLGGYYVNDFNQFGRTWQVKLQADAGFRYRPEDVRRLYVRNAAGNMVPLGTVANVTEVSGPVLINRYNMYTSAAINGAPLPGVSSGQAIKLIEGLARQELASSMAFEWTEITLLQLLAGSTAILIFPLCILFVFLTHSAEYESWLLPLAIILIVPMSILCALAGVYLRGMDNNLFTQIGFVVLAGLACKNAVLIVEFAKQQHEHGLDRRQAAIEASRLRLRPIMMTSFAFILGVLPLVVSAGAGAEMRRTLGTAVFAGMLGVTFFGIFLTPVFYYILQWFADRRAAGGAGERTGQSVTVHPA; via the coding sequence GTGCTCTCACGCTTCTTCATCGACCGGCCGATCTTCGCCGCCGTGCTCTCGATCGTGATCACGATCGCCGGCGGAGTGGCCGTGTTCACGTTGCCGATCGCCCAGTACCCGGAGATCACGCCGCCGACAGTGAACGTGTCGTGCAGCTATCCGGGCGCCAGTGCCCAGGTGGTGGCGGACACGGTGGCGGCGCCGATCGAGCAGCAGGTGAACGGGGTGGAGCGAATGCTGTACATGTCGTCGCAATGCACGAACGACGGCACGTACAGCCTGAACGTCACGTTCGAGTTGGGCGTCGACCTGGACATGGCCCAGGTACTGGTGCAGAACCGCGTCTCGATGGCGACGCCGTCGCTGCCGGACGTGGTTAAGCAGACCGGCGTGACGACGAAGAAGAAGTCGCCCAACATCATGCTGGTCGTGAACCTGTTCTCGCCGGACGGGCGCTACGACCAGCTCTACCTGAGCAACTACGCGACCATTCAGATCCGGGACGAGCTGGCGCGGCTGTCGGGCGTCGGAGACGTGTCGTTCCTGGGGCAGCAGGACTACAGCATGCGTGTGTGGCTGGATCCGGAGCAGCTCTGGGCCCGGAACCTGACCACCACGGACGTGGTGAACGCGGTCAAGGAGCAGAACGTCCAGGTTGCGGCCGGTCAGATTGGTCAGCCCCCGGTCCCCGCAGGGCAGGATTTCCAGTACACGATGAGCACGCTCGGGCGGCTGAAGGAGCCGGAGGAATTCGGTGCGATCATCGTGAAGACCGGCACCGCGGGCCAGGTGACGTACCTGCGCGACGTGGCCCGCATCGAGCTGGGTGCGAAGAGCCAGGACCAGTCGTGCACGCTGGACGGACAGCCGGCGGTCGGGCTGGCGGTGTTTCAGTTGCCCGGCTCCAACGCGCTCGCGACGGCCGACGGCGTGCGGGCCAAGATGGACGAGCTCAAGCAGCGTTTCCCGGCGGGTCTGGATTACGCGATCGTCTACGACACGACGCCCTTTGTGCGCGAGTCCATCCACGAGGTGTTCAAGACCCTGATCGAGGCGTTCGCGCTGGTCGCGGTCGTCATCATCGTGTTCCTGCAGAGCTGGCGCTCGACGCTGATTGCGCTGATCGCGATCCCCGTGTCGCTGATCGGCACGTTCGCAATCATGGCGGTGCTGGGCTTCAGCTTGAACAACCTGTCGCTGTTCGGGCTGGTGCTGGCGATCGGCATCGTCGTCGACGACGCAATCGTCGTCGTCGAGAACGTGGAGCGCTGGATCGAGCATGGCTTGTCGCCGAAAGAGGCAGCCTACAAGTCGATGGACGAGGTGACGGTGGCCGTCATCGCCATCGCCTTCGGCCTGAGCGCGGTGTTCATCCCCACCGCGTTTCTCTCCGGGATCACGGGGCAGTTCTTCCGGCAATTCGCCTTGACGATCGCGACGGCGACGCTGATCTCGGCGTTCAATTCGTTGACGCTGAGCCCGGCGCTGGCCGCCTTGCTCCTGGCGCCGCACGGAGCAAAGAAGGACGTCCTCACGCGCGCGCTGAACCTGGTGCTGGGCTGGTTCTTCCGCGGGTTCAATGCCGTGTTCAACTGGGGCACCGGCGTCTACGCGCGGCTGGTGACATACTGCCTGCGGGGTGCCGCGGTTGCGATGCTGGTGTACTTCGGCCTGCTGGGCCTGACGTACCTGGGTTTCAAGACGGTGCCGACCGGGTTCATTCCCACGCAGGACAAGGGCTACCTGCTCGCGAACGTGCAGCTGCCGGACTCCGCGTCCCTGGAGCGGACGGTGGACGTCATGCGCCGGATCGACGAGATTGCCCGCCAGACCCCGGGCGTGAAGCACACCGTCGGGATCTCCGGGCAGTCATTTCTGCTCAACGCCAACGGCTCCAACTTCGGCTCGCTTTTCGTGACGCTCGACGATTTCGACCGGCGACACAGCCCCGAGCTGCATGCCGACGCGATCAACGCCCGGCTGCGGCGACAGTACCACCAGGAGATCCAGGAAGCGCTGATCGCCGTGTTTGGCGCTCCGCCGGTGGATGGTCTGGGCACCGCCGGCGGCTTCAAGATCATGATCGAAGATCGCGGCAACGCCGGTTTGCAGATGCTGCAGGGCCAGGTCGATAACCTGGTCGAGAAGGGCAGCCGCACGCCGGGCCTGGCGGGCCTGTTCACGCAGTTTCGCGCCAACACGCCGCAGCTGTACGTGGACGTGGACCGCGTGAAGTGCAAGACGTTGGGCGTGGGGCTCAACGACGTCTTCAACACGCTGCAGACCAATCTGGGCGGGTACTACGTCAACGACTTCAACCAGTTCGGGCGGACGTGGCAGGTGAAGCTGCAGGCCGACGCCGGCTTCCGCTATCGGCCGGAGGACGTGAGGCGGCTGTACGTGCGGAACGCGGCGGGCAACATGGTGCCGCTCGGGACGGTGGCCAATGTCACGGAAGTCAGCGGGCCGGTGCTGATCAACCGCTACAACATGTACACGTCGGCCGCGATCAACGGCGCGCCCCTGCCGGGGGTCAGCTCCGGGCAGGCCATCAAGTTGATCGAGGGCCTGGCCAGGCAGGAGCTGGCGTCGTCGATGGCCTTCGAGTGGACCGAGATCACGCTCCTGCAGCTCCTGGCGGGGAGCACGGCGATCCTGATCTTCCCATTGTGCATCCTCTTTGTGTTCCTGACGCACTCGGCGGAGTACGAGAGCTGGCTGCTGCCGCTGGCGATCATCCTGATCGTGCCGATGAGCATCCTGTGCGCCCTCGCCGGCGTGTACCTGCGCGGCATGGACAACAACCTCTTCACGCAAATCGGCTTCGTGGTACTCGCGGGGCTGGCCTGCAAGAACGCCGTGCTGATCGTGGAGTTCGCCAAGCAGCAGCACGAGCACGGTCTGGATCGGCGGCAAGCCGCGATCGAGGCGTCGCGCCTGCGCCTGCGGCCGATCATGATGACCTCGTTCGCGTTCATTCTCGGCGTGCTGCCGCTGGTCGTGTCGGCCGGGGCGGGTGCCGAGATGCGGCGGACGCTGGGCACGGCCGTGTTTGCGGGCATGCTCGGCGTGACGTTCTTCGGCATTTTCCTGACGCCGGTGTTCTATTACATCCTGCAGTGGTTTGCGGACCGGCGGGCCGCTGGGGGCGCCGGCGAACGGACCGGACAGAGTGTCACCGTTCACCCGGCGTAA
- a CDS encoding prepilin-type N-terminal cleavage/methylation domain-containing protein, translating into MRTVLPPRSTPGRGSRRRLACAFTLIELLVVVAIIALLISILLPSLARARQQARSVQCLGQCRELGHGMTLYHSENGNYPAHQWYLPDNVRLRWFNAMSLYLGGAPATGSLSADLPRRASVQACPATPEWDVGRNNSYGYNYKYLGSARDNLGPGNPYHRYETFPVKELRSPGRTIAFADSDGTGWTMPWGPERGPDHPAADHDPHRLGNHAYVLDPTYIPLRSLVSYSDGVLEPYAWKTTRTYLSDRHLGQSNAIFADGHGDRLAPRKAYEDNGLWNGLGFDPGADPDGPLHYLDPHVDYKSHPDSPLPWRY; encoded by the coding sequence ATGCGGACGGTCCTTCCACCACGGTCCACTCCCGGGCGAGGAAGCCGTCGGCGGCTTGCCTGCGCCTTCACGCTCATCGAGCTGCTCGTGGTCGTCGCGATCATTGCGCTGCTGATTTCGATTCTGCTGCCATCGCTGGCGCGGGCCCGCCAGCAGGCGCGTTCGGTCCAGTGCCTCGGCCAGTGCCGCGAGCTGGGCCACGGCATGACGCTCTACCACAGCGAAAACGGCAACTACCCGGCCCACCAGTGGTATCTGCCCGACAACGTGCGCCTGCGCTGGTTCAACGCGATGTCGCTGTACTTGGGCGGCGCACCGGCCACGGGCTCGCTCAGCGCCGACCTGCCGCGCCGCGCGTCCGTGCAGGCCTGTCCCGCGACGCCGGAGTGGGACGTCGGCCGAAACAACTCGTATGGCTACAACTACAAGTATCTCGGGAGTGCCCGCGACAACCTCGGTCCCGGGAATCCATATCATCGCTACGAGACGTTCCCGGTGAAGGAGTTGCGCTCACCGGGCCGCACGATCGCGTTTGCCGACTCCGACGGCACGGGCTGGACGATGCCCTGGGGCCCGGAGCGCGGCCCGGACCATCCCGCCGCGGACCACGACCCGCACCGGCTGGGCAATCACGCCTACGTCCTGGATCCGACGTACATTCCACTGCGCAGCCTGGTTTCGTACTCGGACGGCGTACTCGAACCGTACGCCTGGAAGACGACGCGCACGTACCTGTCCGACCGGCACCTGGGCCAGAGCAACGCGATCTTCGCAGACGGTCACGGCGATCGGCTCGCACCGCGAAAGGCCTACGAGGACAACGGGCTTTGGAACGGTCTGGGTTTTGACCCGGGCGCCGATCCGGACGGCCCCCTGCACTACCTCGACCCGCACGTGGACTACAAGAGCCACCCCGACAGCCCGCTGCCGTGGCGGTATTGA